From the genome of Gemmatimonadales bacterium:
ATGGCGAGGGGCAGATGGTCGCCTTCAATATGGTCCACCAATCCGGAGCCGAAGGCTGGATGGGTCCGCTCGCCGTCCGGCCGGATCGTCAGGGGGAGGGGCTCGGCTCCACTATGGTGCGGGTCGGCATCGAGTGGCTCAAGGCGCAGGGCGTCCAGACCATCGGGCTCGAGACGATGCCCAGGACGGTGGAGAACATCGGGTTCTACAGCCGTCTCGGGTTGGTGCCCGGCCCGCTCACCGTCACCCTGGTGCACGATGTGCCGCGGCGGGTCGGAGCCGCGCCCGAGCTGCTCTCGACCACGGGGAATTCACTGGAACGAGGGGTGGAGGAGTGCCGGCGGCTCACCGACGAGCTGGCGCCAGGCGTCGATTTCTCCCGGGAGATTACTCTCACCCATGAGCTCAACATCGGCGACACCACGCTGGTGCGCGAGGGCGGGGAGCTCCTGGGGTTCGCGCTCTGGCATTCCACGCCGCT
Proteins encoded in this window:
- a CDS encoding GNAT family N-acetyltransferase; translation: MMWRPDRSLRGPDRPGLRDIEPLNRVFADAFTDRYSRDGLVGVRVPHLNKLVWRYAIEDAGNGAMIWRDGEGQMVAFNMVHQSGAEGWMGPLAVRPDRQGEGLGSTMVRVGIEWLKAQGVQTIGLETMPRTVENIGFYSRLGLVPGPLTVTLVHDVPRRVGAAPELLSTTGNSLERGVEECRRLTDELAPGVDFSREITLTHELNIGDTTLVREGGELLGFALWHSTPLAAGRAKDEVRVLKLVARSLSTFERLLEVLHGTAAVERVGRVAIRCQTEYAEAYLRLIAAGYRVHWTDLRMILRELPHAPPKRGLVLSNWEI